GGTGCCTATTTCACTTTTTGTCACCGTGGAAATTATCAAGTACTATCAAGCCTTTCTAATCAGCAGCGATCTGGACATTTATTATCCCGAGACAGACACGCCTGCCAACTGTCGGACGAGTTCCTTGGTTGAAGAGCTGGGACAGGTGGAATACATCTTCTCTGATAAGACTGGCACGCTGACCTGCAATATGATGGAGTTCCGCCAAGCCAGTATCGGAGGTCTGCAATACTCAGGCGATGTACCTGAGGACCGTAGGATCactgacgatgaggatggtggTAATGGCATTTTCGACTTCAAGGCTATGGAGCGGCACAGGAGAGGCGGGCCGAACGCGGAGTGCATCCATCAATTCCTCAGTCTTTTGTCGACCTGTCACACTGTCATCCCCGAGATCAATTCCGAGAAACCTGGTGTGATCAAGTACCAGGCAGCTTCTCCAGATGAGGGTGCATTAGTCGAAGGAGCAGTGGAGCTGGGATACAAGTTCATTGCCCGCAAGCCGAAACTCGTCACGATAGAAGTCGGTGGAGAGCATTACGACTACGAGCTCCTTGCAGTCTGCGAGTTCAACTCCACAAGAAAACGAATGAGCTCTATCTACCGCTGCCCCGATGGAAAGATTAGGTGCTACACGAAAGGTGCTGATACCGTTATCCTCGAGCGACTCGCACAGCGTGACGAAATGGTTGAGCGGACACTTCTTCATCTCGAAGAGTATGCGGCGGAAGGTCTGCGAACGCTTTGTCTCGCCATGCGCGAAGTGCCCGAGAATGAGTTCAGAGAGTGGTGGGATGTGTTCAACACCGCTCAGACCACCGTCAGCGGAAACCGTGCCGACGAGCTGGACAAGGCTGCCGAACTCATCGAGCACGACTTTACTCTCTTGGGAGCAACGGCTATCGAGGATAAGTTGCAAGATGGTGTACCGGACACAATTCATACCTTGCAGACGGCCGGCATCAAGGTTTGGGTGTTGACAGGCGATCGACAAGAAACGGCCATCAACATTGGCATGTCATGCAAGCTCATCAGCGAAGACATGACACTTCTCATTGTCAACGAGGAGAATGCGGCCGACACGCGGATGAACatcgagaagaagctggaagCGATCAGCTCACAACGCGCCGGCAAcgtggagatggagacgCTCGCCCTCGTCATTGACGGTAAAAGCTTGACATTCGCTCTGGAAAAGGACCTCGAGAAAAAGTTCCTCGACTTGGCTGTGATGTGCAAAGCCGTCATCTGTTGTCGTGTGTCACCGCTGCAGAAGGCCTTGGTCGTCAAGCTAGTCAAGCGCCACCTGAAGTGCATTCTTCTTGCCATTGGGGACGGAGCCAACGATGTGTCCATGATTCAAGCCGCGCATATCGGTATTGGTATCTCTGGCGTGGAAGGGCTACAGGCAGCACGATCAGCCGATGTCTCCATCGCTCAATTCCGCTTCCTGCGAAAACTCCTCCTTGTCCACGGCGCCTGGTCATACCAGCGAATCAGCAAAGTCATCTTGTACTTCTACTACAAGAACACGGCCCTGTTCATCACACAATTCTGGTACTCCTTTCAGAACGCCTTCTCTGGACAGGTCATTTACGAATCATGGACGCTGTCCTTTTTCAACGTCGTCTTCACCGTCATGCCACCATTTGTCCTCGGAATCTTCGACCAATTCGTCAATGCGCGCTTGCTCGATCGCTACCCACAACTGTACCAGCTCAGTCAGAAGGGCGTCTTCTTCCGCACGCGCAATTTCTGGAGTTGGGTCGGCAACGGCTTCTATCACTCCGTCCTCCTCTACTTCATTTCCGAGCTTATCTACTGGAACGACGGCCCCTTGTCAAACGGCACCACAGCCGGCCATTGGGTCTGGGGAACGGCCCTCTACACGGCAAGTCTGGTCACAGTCCTCGGCAAAGCCGCCCTGATCACCAACATGTGGACAAAGTACACCGTCATCGCCATTCCTGGCTCCCTGGCCGTGTGGTTCATCTTCCTCCCCGTCTACGCCATCGTTGCGCCCAAGTTGGGCTTCTCAACTGAATACAGGAATACTCTGTCTGTGATCGTCACCGATCCGAAGTTCTGGCTCATGATGGTCATCCTGCCGATGCTGTGTCTCATCCGGGACTTCGCTTGGAAGTACGCCAAGCGCATGTACTATCCGCAAGCATACCACCACGTGCAGGAGATTCAAAAGTACAACATTCAAGACTACAGACCGCGGTATGTCTCGTCCTACAAGTTAGCAAAGTTTGGACCATTCTTACTGACGTGTACTCCTCTAGAATGGAACAATTCCAAAAAGCCATCCGCAAAGTCCGCCAGGTCCAACGCATGCGGAAACAGCGCGGGTACGCGTTTTCGCAGACGGATGAAAGTCAGGCGAGAGTGCTGCAGGCTTATGATACAACGAGGGAGAGAGGAAGGTATGGTGAGATGGCGAGTAGTCGTCGATGATGACCATGATAGGACACTATGAAAAGGGTCGCTGTGTGTTCGTGCGTTTGCTTGGAGCGGGCTGTTTAGAAATCGCTGCAGCAGCGGTGTTGGAAGGAAACCAGGGAGGGACACCTGGCATGTCTGTAAATGTATGGTAATCCGTGCGTGGGGATGTTTGCCGACGCATCGGAGTCAAAGGAATCTATTGAACAATGTGTGGTATCAAGAATGATCGAATGCTCATTGCTGCTATCCTAAAGTCTTTATGAAAACTCCGGCTTCTGGTCCGCACCCTCCACAGGCTTCGAGTACCCCAACCGATCGCGAGTGTAGAACTAAAAGGTAGTCATGGTCAGCAAGACCCCACAACATCAACGACATCCTTCCACCCTCGAATCAACCTACCTCAACCTTGATATCATGGTTCGCAGCACCGCCGTCCAAACCACCCGACTTGACGCACGTCACATCCGGCATGATCTCCAGCTCGGTATACAAGCTACTGCCACAAGTTCCGCAGAACCAGTGCTTGTTGATCTTGCCGGATGCGCCCACAGCATCATAGTCCTTGGGGCTGCCCTTGGTGACTTTGAAGGAAGTGCGTGGGACGACGACGTTGGAAGTGTAGGCTGCGCCGGTCCACTTTTGACAGTCGGTGCCTGGGAAAAAGAAGAGTGAGAGGTTAGTttttgaggaggagggagagaggggTGTGAGTGCATACAATGGCACAGCGCTGTTGTGGCGGGTTCGCCGGTGTATTCGTAGCCGATTTGGCCGCACATGCAGCTTCCTTTTGCCATGGTTGTAGAGTTTGCAATTGGATCTTTGAGAGTGCTTTTCTGGGTTTCGGGACAGGTTTCGTTTGACGAAATGCAGGCAATGGTAAAGAAACGAGGAATGGGAAACTCAAGCTCCTACTTATGCCTACCTGCTTCCCTCGCCGGATCGACCCATATGGCGCTCTTTGCAATTCCTACGGCTACCCCTCTCATGCGTCCGCACACGATAGGTGAGGTCGAAGGGAAAGCTGCCCATTCAGGCTTAAGCTCCCAATGGGCGAGGGCGTTGTCAGCTGGAAGAGAGCTCTGTCGGGCCTAGGCTTCGAGAGGGGCTGCGtcgatcgacgaggagagctCTCGGGCTTGTGGAAAGCTGCTCCAGTGACCCAGACAGGTCTCTGCCATACTTCAAAAGAGGATGTTGAGATTGCATGGAgaagggaagaagatgagatGGAAGGAAGAGTCGGGACATGTAGCAAAGGGAGTAGATGTGAAAGCGTAGCGTCGTTTAAGCTCCTTCTTGTCGCGGCGAATCAGACAGCTCTCAATCACGCAATTCGACCTTGATGGTCCTCATCAAGGTGTCGTCCCGTCCGAGGAGTCTTAATCCGACCTCATTGCAAGAGCACCCGCTGCAGTGTGACCATTGCATAAATACCGACCAGGCTTGGCTGGCAAAAATGGCCTTGATGCTCCAAGCGGCAGGAGCTTTCCTGGTCCGCGTCGATGACCACAGACAGTGGTAGCCGACGGCTGTCGTGTAGAAAGATGTGCTCCAGTTGATGTCCGTCATCATTGTTGTCGAAAAG
This is a stretch of genomic DNA from Zymoseptoria tritici IPO323 chromosome 3, whole genome shotgun sequence. It encodes these proteins:
- a CDS encoding aminophospholipid-translocating P4-type ATPase; amino-acid sequence: MSRNQSDLLGLEDEDDRHLQYNSGNRPPVGDDRILHDYDISNSSTAQHGRISFKFGLPGRSKPDPSTLGPRIIHLNNPPANAANKYCDNHVSTTKYNIATFLPKFLFEQFSRYANLFFLFTAILQQIPNISPTNRYTTIVPLGIVLLVSAGKEVIEDNRRRSQDNQLNRSPARALRGTTFQDTKWIDIRVGDIIRVQSEEPFPADLVLLSSSEPEGLCYIETANLDGETNLKIKQSIPETAHLISAAEVARLGGRIRSEQPNSSLYTYEATLTMQSGGGEKELPLAPDQLLLRGATLRNTPFVYGIAVFTGHETKLMRNATATPIKRTNVERRVNIQILMLGGVLVALSIISSIGDLIVRQTIGTKLWFLQYESVNPARQFFGDLFTYWILYSNLVPISLFVTVEIIKYYQAFLISSDLDIYYPETDTPANCRTSSLVEELGQVEYIFSDKTGTLTCNMMEFRQASIGGLQYSGDVPEDRRITDDEDGGNGIFDFKAMERHRRGGPNAECIHQFLSLLSTCHTVIPEINSEKPGVIKYQAASPDEGALVEGAVELGYKFIARKPKLVTIEVGGEHYDYELLAVCEFNSTRKRMSSIYRCPDGKIRCYTKGADTVILERLAQRDEMVERTLLHLEEYAAEGLRTLCLAMREVPENEFREWWDVFNTAQTTVSGNRADELDKAAELIEHDFTLLGATAIEDKLQDGVPDTIHTLQTAGIKVWVLTGDRQETAINIGMSCKLISEDMTLLIVNEENAADTRMNIEKKLEAISSQRAGNVEMETLALVIDGKSLTFALEKDLEKKFLDLAVMCKAVICCRVSPLQKALVVKLVKRHLKCILLAIGDGANDVSMIQAAHIGIGISGVEGLQAARSADVSIAQFRFLRKLLLVHGAWSYQRISKVILYFYYKNTALFITQFWYSFQNAFSGQVIYESWTLSFFNVVFTVMPPFVLGIFDQFVNARLLDRYPQLYQLSQKGVFFRTRNFWSWVGNGFYHSVLLYFISELIYWNDGPLSNGTTAGHWVWGTALYTASLVTVLGKAALITNMWTKYTVIAIPGSLAVWFIFLPVYAIVAPKLGFSTEYRNTLSVIVTDPKFWLMMVILPMLCLIRDFAWKYAKRMYYPQAYHHVQEIQKYNIQDYRPRMEQFQKAIRKVRQVQRMRKQRGYAFSQTDESQARVLQAYDTTRERGRYGEMASSRR